In one window of Hymenobacter nivis DNA:
- a CDS encoding phosphopantothenoylcysteine decarboxylase domain-containing protein has translation MRVLITAGPTYEPLDPVRFLGNRSTGKMGYALAEAFAAAGARVDLISGPSALPAPAHPAVQLTRVGTAAEMYAAAAAGAPAADVWVFAAAVADYRPAHVAAEKIKKAGDTLTLELVKNVDIAATLGQTKRAEQFAVGFALETTNELAHAQGKLHRKNFDLVVLNSLRDAGAGFGHDTNKVSVLDRAGQVVTFELMAKTDLAGELVRLVLARLAAVITI, from the coding sequence TGATTACCGCGGGCCCTACCTACGAGCCGCTGGACCCGGTGCGGTTCCTGGGCAACCGGTCGACGGGCAAGATGGGCTACGCGCTGGCCGAGGCCTTTGCGGCGGCGGGGGCCCGGGTGGACCTCATCAGCGGGCCCAGCGCCTTGCCCGCACCGGCTCACCCGGCCGTGCAGTTGACGCGCGTGGGAACCGCCGCCGAGATGTACGCCGCTGCCGCTGCCGGGGCCCCCGCTGCCGACGTATGGGTGTTTGCCGCCGCGGTGGCCGACTACCGGCCCGCCCATGTGGCCGCCGAGAAGATTAAAAAAGCCGGCGACACGCTCACGCTGGAGCTGGTGAAGAACGTGGACATCGCCGCCACCCTCGGCCAAACCAAGCGGGCTGAACAATTTGCCGTGGGTTTTGCGTTGGAGACGACGAACGAGCTAGCCCACGCCCAGGGCAAACTGCACCGCAAAAACTTCGACCTCGTAGTCTTGAACTCACTGCGCGATGCTGGGGCCGGGTTTGGCCATGACACTAACAAAGTGAGCGTGCTGGACCGCGCCGGCCAGGTAGTTACCTTTGAATTGATGGCTAAAACGGACCTAGCCGGTGAGCTGGTGCGCTTGGTTTTGGCCCGCCTCGCTGCTGTCATAACTATTTGA
- a CDS encoding DUF4835 family protein has product MMPKTWSLLPLLLLLLGPPARAQELNCTVEVSIGPSVVITDQSIVASMQSKIQEFLNTRTWTSTTYQEKERIKCRMFIVLTGGASPSYQATMRLLSTRPIYGTGYETNVISIVDKSFNFNYPPPNSLDFSPNSFVSNLSSLLGFYANIIIGLDRDTFSRLGGTQYFENARLIMTYSASQISSEGQDPSWSNGGGLRSRYQLLTNLTDPQLEAFRTGSYAYYRQGMDLFIEKPDEARTAVLGALTGINAAASLRVSEPIFRYFFDAKADEIANIFRTSSDQNQKQQLVTMLVNIDATNAQKYQAILTSR; this is encoded by the coding sequence ATGATGCCTAAGACCTGGTCCCTGTTGCCGCTGCTGCTATTGTTGCTGGGGCCCCCCGCCCGGGCCCAGGAGCTGAATTGCACCGTGGAGGTGTCCATCGGGCCGAGCGTGGTGATTACCGACCAGAGCATCGTGGCTAGTATGCAAAGCAAAATCCAGGAGTTCCTCAACACCCGCACCTGGACCAGCACTACGTATCAGGAAAAAGAGCGTATCAAGTGCCGCATGTTCATTGTACTTACAGGCGGTGCGTCGCCGTCGTACCAGGCCACGATGCGGTTGCTTTCGACCCGCCCGATTTACGGCACCGGCTACGAAACCAACGTCATCAGTATCGTCGATAAGAGCTTTAATTTTAACTACCCGCCGCCCAACTCGCTCGATTTTTCGCCCAACAGCTTCGTTTCCAACCTCTCGTCGCTGCTGGGCTTTTATGCCAATATCATCATCGGGCTCGACCGCGACACGTTTAGCCGGCTCGGGGGCACGCAGTATTTTGAAAACGCCCGGCTCATCATGACCTATTCGGCCTCGCAGATCAGTAGCGAGGGCCAGGACCCGAGCTGGTCCAACGGCGGGGGCCTGCGCAGCCGCTACCAGCTGCTCACCAACCTTACCGACCCGCAGCTCGAAGCCTTCCGTACCGGCTCGTACGCCTACTACCGGCAGGGGATGGACCTGTTCATCGAGAAGCCCGACGAGGCGCGTACGGCCGTGCTGGGGGCCCTCACGGGCATCAACGCGGCGGCGTCGCTGCGGGTGAGCGAGCCAATTTTCCGGTACTTCTTCGACGCTAAGGCCGACGAGATTGCTAATATTTTCCGCACCAGCTCCGACCAAAACCAGAAGCAGCAACTGGTGACGATGTTGGTGAACATCGACGCGACCAACGCGCAGAAATACCAGGCCATTCTCACGTCCCGCTAA